Proteins from a single region of Streptomyces sp. Tu 3180:
- a CDS encoding VOC family protein, which produces MNHDMPSPAGATDVFSTHSVFGAPCWVSLTSRDVETTEEFYGAVLGWQWRPVRLGDRFRIALADGAPVAGIAAVAGMWQMAVAWTPYFAVRSADEAVARVQERGGTLAVGPISLAPGRAALLADRDGATFGVWEGELFTDWPTWRRAQPAFVRLHTRDAFDAAIFYGQVFDWASDKPGCCEVQYEGEEVVLRSGGDLVARIESGAVESAPDPRIRPHWQVHFAVKDVAACARTAEQHGGSVLSLTDDEAVLRDNEGAQFTVTSRRAR; this is translated from the coding sequence ATGAACCACGACATGCCCTCCCCCGCCGGCGCGACGGACGTCTTCTCGACGCACTCCGTGTTCGGGGCGCCCTGCTGGGTGAGCCTGACCAGCCGTGACGTGGAGACGACCGAGGAGTTCTACGGGGCCGTGCTCGGCTGGCAGTGGCGGCCGGTCCGCCTCGGCGACCGGTTCCGGATCGCCCTGGCCGACGGCGCGCCGGTGGCCGGCATCGCGGCGGTCGCCGGCATGTGGCAGATGGCGGTGGCGTGGACGCCGTACTTCGCGGTGCGCAGCGCCGACGAGGCCGTGGCGCGGGTGCAGGAGCGCGGCGGCACCCTGGCGGTCGGCCCGATCTCCCTGGCCCCGGGGCGGGCGGCACTGCTGGCCGACCGGGACGGGGCGACCTTCGGCGTCTGGGAGGGCGAGCTGTTCACCGACTGGCCCACCTGGCGCCGCGCGCAGCCGGCGTTCGTCAGGCTGCACACCCGTGACGCGTTCGACGCCGCGATCTTCTACGGCCAGGTCTTCGACTGGGCGTCCGACAAGCCCGGGTGCTGCGAGGTCCAGTACGAGGGCGAGGAAGTGGTGCTGCGCAGCGGCGGGGACCTGGTGGCCCGCATCGAGTCGGGGGCGGTGGAGTCGGCTCCCGATCCCCGGATCAGGCCGCACTGGCAGGTCCACTTCGCCGTGAAGGACGTGGCCGCCTGCGCCCGCACGGCCGAGCAGCACGGCGGCAGCGTGCTGTCCCTCACCGACGACGAGGCCGTCCTGCGCGACAACGAGGGCGCCCAGTTCACCGTGACCTCGCGCCGCGCACGCTGA
- a CDS encoding DUF5133 domain-containing protein, with amino-acid sequence MLLPARAEVARQLRRYRAWERVMLAAPADRTVRATFEDSGYTLCVLMGKRCAREAADAAERYLRTPLVTYLQEQNDRPRPAAPARRGPPTAKRRSPAGR; translated from the coding sequence ATGCTGCTACCCGCCAGAGCCGAAGTTGCCCGGCAGTTGCGTCGCTACCGGGCCTGGGAACGCGTGATGCTCGCCGCACCGGCCGATCGCACCGTACGGGCCACCTTCGAGGACTCCGGCTACACCCTCTGCGTCCTGATGGGCAAGCGCTGCGCGCGGGAGGCGGCGGACGCCGCCGAACGGTACCTGCGCACCCCCCTCGTCACCTACCTGCAGGAACAGAACGACCGGCCCCGTCCGGCCGCCCCGGCCAGGCGGGGCCCGCCGACGGCCAAGCGGCGCTCCCCGGCGGGAAGGTAA
- a CDS encoding MFS transporter, which produces MTLAHACVDVYQGTVAALVPYFVAERAYSYAAASGLVLAASLVSSLVQPLFGALTDRWAMPWLLPLSALAAGAGVALSGVAGSYPLALAVTAVSGVGVAAYHPEAARAARAAAGGSHTAMGRFSLGGNVGFALAPPLVAAVVAVGGLRASPLLVVPALAGAVLCAAAVRPAGSRTAGRGAPVAAGRDDWPSFLRLSGAVVCRSVVFVGLSAFVSLYVRERAGGGDAAGTAALCLLYAGGAVGTVAGGRLAERYGRLTVVRRSYALTVLAVAGVALVPGPAVYVFVALTSAGLYVPFSLHITLGQDFLPRRVGTASGVTLGLAVSAGGLAAPALGALADATSLRTALLPLIALPLLGRLLLRGLREPVPVPAKARGTDPR; this is translated from the coding sequence ATGACCCTCGCGCACGCGTGCGTCGACGTGTACCAGGGGACCGTGGCCGCCCTGGTGCCGTACTTCGTCGCCGAGCGCGCCTACTCCTACGCGGCCGCCTCGGGGCTCGTCCTGGCCGCCTCCCTGGTGTCCTCCCTGGTGCAGCCGCTGTTCGGCGCGCTCACCGACCGGTGGGCGATGCCGTGGCTGCTGCCGCTGAGCGCGCTGGCCGCCGGAGCCGGGGTCGCCCTCAGCGGGGTCGCCGGCTCCTACCCGCTGGCCCTGGCGGTGACGGCCGTCTCCGGCGTCGGCGTGGCCGCCTACCATCCGGAGGCGGCCCGCGCGGCGCGTGCGGCGGCCGGCGGCAGTCACACGGCGATGGGCCGCTTCTCCCTGGGCGGCAACGTGGGCTTCGCCCTGGCTCCGCCGCTCGTCGCGGCCGTGGTCGCCGTGGGCGGGCTGCGCGCCTCCCCGCTGCTGGTGGTCCCGGCCCTGGCGGGCGCCGTGCTGTGCGCGGCGGCCGTGCGCCCGGCGGGGTCCCGCACGGCCGGCAGGGGCGCCCCGGTGGCGGCCGGCCGGGACGACTGGCCGTCCTTCCTGCGGCTGTCCGGTGCCGTGGTCTGCCGGTCGGTCGTCTTCGTCGGGCTGAGCGCGTTCGTCTCGCTGTACGTCCGTGAGCGCGCCGGCGGCGGGGACGCGGCCGGCACGGCCGCGCTGTGCCTGCTCTACGCCGGGGGCGCGGTGGGCACCGTGGCCGGGGGCCGGCTCGCCGAGCGGTACGGCAGGCTCACGGTGGTGCGCCGCTCCTACGCGCTGACCGTCCTCGCGGTCGCCGGGGTGGCGCTGGTGCCGGGACCCGCGGTGTACGTGTTCGTGGCGCTGACGTCGGCCGGCCTCTACGTGCCGTTCTCCCTGCACATCACCCTGGGCCAGGACTTCCTGCCCCGGCGGGTGGGTACCGCGAGCGGGGTCACGCTGGGGCTGGCGGTGAGCGCCGGCGGACTGGCGGCCCCGGCGCTCGGCGCGCTGGCCGACGCGACCTCGCTGCGCACCGCCCTGCTGCCGCTGATCGCCCTGCCGCTGCTGGGGCGGCTCCTGCTGCGGGGGCTGCGCGAGCCCGTCCCGGTCCCCGCGAAGGCGCGGGGGACGGACCCGCGGTGA
- a CDS encoding ANTAR domain-containing protein, producing the protein MTMPTDGGPDRILQLEEEVQQLKDAVVSHAVVDQAIGMVVAIGRVSPDQGWTVLKEVSQRTNIKLRSVAEMILVWGRTGLMPAEVRAVLEDVLDRSGPTQIPGAPPER; encoded by the coding sequence GTGACCATGCCCACGGACGGGGGCCCGGACCGCATCCTCCAGCTGGAGGAAGAGGTACAGCAGCTGAAGGACGCGGTCGTCTCGCACGCGGTGGTCGACCAGGCGATCGGCATGGTCGTCGCGATCGGGCGGGTCTCGCCCGATCAGGGGTGGACGGTGCTGAAGGAGGTGTCCCAGCGCACGAACATCAAGCTCCGCAGCGTCGCCGAGATGATCCTCGTCTGGGGGCGCACCGGACTCATGCCGGCCGAGGTACGGGCGGTGCTGGAGGACGTGCTGGACCGGTCCGGCCCGACCCAGATCCCGGGTGCGCCGCCGGAGCGCTGA
- a CDS encoding RNA polymerase sigma factor SigF, giving the protein MRTGSPTKPHPHDDAPDTAGDFARLARLPEGPERKMLRDELVEAWLPMAERIAVRFRGRGEALEDLYQVAALGLVKAVDHYDPARGNAFEAYAVPTITGEIKRHFRDHMWTLHVPRRVQDLRNRVRHAVRELAQTTPGRPPTVSEIAGYARLTESEVRTGMEALECFSTLSLEAEMPGTDGYALGDAVGGPDPAFDTVVDRVAVRPCLEALPERERIILYLRFFRGMTQSTIAEQLGISQMHVSRLLSSCFAHLREELLTETG; this is encoded by the coding sequence ATGCGTACCGGCAGTCCCACGAAGCCGCACCCCCACGACGACGCCCCCGACACGGCCGGGGACTTCGCACGCCTGGCCCGGCTGCCAGAAGGGCCCGAGCGCAAGATGCTGCGCGACGAGCTGGTCGAGGCCTGGCTCCCCATGGCCGAACGGATCGCGGTCCGTTTCCGGGGGCGCGGTGAGGCTCTGGAGGACCTGTACCAAGTGGCGGCCCTCGGTCTGGTCAAGGCCGTCGACCACTACGACCCGGCGCGCGGCAACGCCTTCGAGGCGTACGCCGTGCCGACCATCACCGGGGAGATCAAGCGCCACTTCCGTGACCACATGTGGACCCTGCACGTCCCGCGCCGGGTGCAGGACCTGCGCAACCGCGTGCGGCACGCGGTCAGGGAGCTGGCGCAGACCACTCCGGGGCGGCCCCCCACGGTCTCCGAGATCGCCGGGTACGCCCGGCTGACGGAGAGCGAGGTGCGGACCGGCATGGAGGCGCTGGAGTGCTTCTCCACGCTGTCGCTGGAGGCGGAGATGCCCGGCACGGACGGCTACGCCCTCGGGGACGCGGTCGGCGGGCCGGACCCGGCGTTCGACACGGTCGTCGACCGGGTGGCGGTCCGGCCCTGCCTCGAGGCGCTCCCGGAGCGCGAGCGGATCATCCTCTACCTGCGGTTCTTCCGGGGGATGACGCAGAGCACCATCGCCGAGCAGCTCGGCATCTCGCAGATGCACGTCTCCCGGCTGCTCAGCAGCTGTTTCGCCCACCTGCGCGAGGAACTGCTGACCGAGACCGGCTGA
- the glgX gene encoding glycogen debranching protein GlgX, which translates to MTRSRNRIGAPVWSGRPYPLGAAFDGEGTNFALFSEVAERVELVLVDDHGRHGTVRLTEVDGFVWHGYLPGVGPGQRYGYRVHGPWAPAAGHRCNPAKLLLDPYATAVDGQIDNHPSLYERSPHGPDPADSAGHTVLGVVTDPAFDWGEDTRPCRPYADTVIYEAHVKGLTRTHPDVPEELRGTYAGLAHPAVVGHLTSLGVTAVELMPVHQFVQDGVLQGRGLANYWGYNTIGFFAPHNAYAARGSRGQQVTEFKEMVRTLHAAGLEVILDVVYNHTAEGNEKGPTLSFRGIDNSSYYRLVDGDWSHYYDTTGTGNSLLMRHPYVLQLIMDSLRYWITEMHVDGFRFDLAATLARQFHEVDRLSAFFDLIQQDPVISRVKLIAEPWDLGEGGYQVGNFPPLWSEWNGKYRDAVRDFWRGEEHTLAEFASRLTGSSDLYAHSRRRPRASVNFVTAHDGFTLRDLVSYNDKRNEANGEGNRDGESANRSWNCGAEGDTDDPAVLELRARQQRNLLATLLLSQGIPMLSHGDELGRTQRGNNNAYCQDNETSWIDWRLTGEQRELLDFTRRLISLRLAHPVLRRRRFFRGETVRHADQPLPDLVWLLPDAQEMTDDDWRRSDAHAIGAFLNGDAIVEPDPRGRLLVDDSFLLLLNSHWEAVDFRLPDAAYGERWTALIDTADPAGAPDEREYKAGTVLTVDPRALTLLSRPSRLSRTPR; encoded by the coding sequence GTGACCCGGTCGCGGAACCGGATAGGGGCGCCCGTGTGGAGCGGGCGCCCCTATCCGCTGGGTGCGGCCTTCGACGGGGAGGGCACCAACTTCGCCCTGTTCAGCGAGGTCGCCGAACGCGTCGAGCTGGTCCTGGTGGACGACCACGGCCGCCACGGCACGGTCCGGCTCACCGAGGTCGACGGCTTCGTGTGGCACGGCTACCTCCCCGGCGTCGGCCCCGGGCAGCGCTACGGCTACCGGGTGCACGGACCGTGGGCCCCGGCGGCCGGCCACCGCTGCAACCCGGCGAAGCTGCTCCTCGACCCCTACGCCACCGCGGTGGACGGACAGATCGACAACCACCCCTCGCTGTACGAACGCAGCCCGCACGGTCCCGATCCGGCCGACAGCGCCGGGCACACCGTGCTCGGCGTGGTGACCGATCCGGCCTTCGACTGGGGCGAGGACACCCGGCCCTGCCGCCCGTACGCGGACACCGTGATCTACGAGGCCCACGTCAAGGGCCTGACCCGCACCCATCCCGACGTGCCCGAGGAACTCCGCGGCACGTACGCCGGGCTCGCGCACCCCGCGGTCGTCGGGCACCTGACCTCGCTGGGCGTCACCGCGGTGGAGCTGATGCCGGTGCACCAGTTCGTCCAGGACGGCGTGCTCCAGGGCCGCGGCCTGGCCAACTACTGGGGCTACAACACCATCGGCTTCTTCGCCCCGCACAATGCCTACGCCGCCCGTGGCAGCCGCGGGCAGCAGGTCACCGAGTTCAAGGAGATGGTGCGCACCCTGCACGCGGCCGGGCTCGAGGTGATCCTCGACGTCGTCTACAACCACACCGCCGAGGGCAACGAGAAGGGCCCCACGCTCTCCTTCCGGGGCATCGACAACTCCTCGTACTACCGCCTGGTGGACGGCGACTGGTCGCACTACTACGACACCACCGGCACCGGCAACAGCCTGCTGATGCGCCACCCCTACGTGCTCCAGCTGATCATGGACTCGCTGCGGTACTGGATCACCGAGATGCACGTCGACGGCTTCCGCTTCGACCTCGCGGCCACCCTGGCCCGGCAGTTCCACGAGGTGGACCGGCTGTCGGCGTTCTTCGACCTGATCCAGCAGGACCCGGTGATCAGCCGCGTCAAGCTGATCGCCGAACCCTGGGACCTGGGCGAGGGCGGCTACCAGGTGGGCAACTTCCCGCCGCTGTGGTCGGAGTGGAACGGCAAGTACCGTGACGCCGTCCGGGACTTCTGGCGCGGCGAGGAGCACACCCTCGCCGAGTTCGCCTCCCGGCTGACCGGCTCCTCCGACCTGTACGCGCACAGCAGGCGCCGGCCGCGCGCCAGCGTCAACTTCGTCACCGCGCACGACGGTTTCACGCTGCGCGACCTCGTCTCGTACAACGACAAGCGCAACGAGGCCAACGGCGAGGGCAACCGGGACGGCGAGAGCGCCAACCGGTCCTGGAACTGCGGCGCGGAGGGCGACACCGACGACCCCGCCGTCCTCGAGCTGCGCGCCCGGCAGCAGCGCAACCTCCTCGCCACGCTGCTGCTGTCGCAGGGCATCCCGATGCTCTCCCACGGGGACGAACTGGGCCGCACCCAGCGCGGCAACAACAACGCCTACTGCCAGGACAACGAGACCTCCTGGATCGACTGGCGGCTGACCGGCGAACAGCGCGAGCTGCTGGACTTCACGCGAAGGCTCATCTCCCTGCGCCTCGCCCACCCCGTGCTGCGCCGGCGCCGCTTCTTCCGCGGCGAGACCGTGCGCCACGCGGACCAGCCGCTGCCCGACCTGGTGTGGCTGCTGCCCGACGCGCAGGAGATGACCGACGACGACTGGCGGCGCTCCGACGCCCACGCGATCGGCGCCTTCCTCAACGGCGACGCCATCGTCGAACCCGACCCCCGCGGCCGGCTGCTGGTCGACGACTCCTTCCTGCTGCTGCTCAACAGCCACTGGGAGGCGGTCGACTTCCGCCTGCCGGACGCCGCCTACGGCGAACGCTGGACGGCACTGATCGACACGGCCGATCCGGCCGGCGCCCCCGACGAGCGCGAGTACAAGGCCGGCACGGTCCTCACCGTGGACCCGCGCGCCCTGACGCTCCTGTCCCGTCCGTCCCGCCTGTCCCGCACACCACGGTGA
- a CDS encoding MarR family transcriptional regulator, protein MPTPSLPDTPASAEVAEIERALSRITYLISRARQHERLTALAGVPLDRAALALLRQMADVEPMRPGELAARLGVEASHVTRTVQQLQKAGHVTRVPDPDDRRAQRIELTGTGRQAIARIRETGARAMQVALADWSPEDLRQLATLFHRMVDDLLAHSADEEAETARTP, encoded by the coding sequence ATGCCCACACCCTCGCTCCCCGACACGCCCGCCTCCGCGGAAGTGGCCGAGATCGAGCGTGCGCTCAGCCGCATCACCTATCTGATCTCGCGCGCCCGGCAGCACGAGCGGCTGACGGCCCTGGCGGGTGTGCCGCTGGACCGCGCCGCCCTCGCGCTGCTGCGGCAGATGGCCGACGTGGAGCCGATGCGGCCGGGGGAGCTGGCCGCCCGGCTGGGAGTGGAGGCCTCGCACGTCACCCGGACGGTGCAGCAACTGCAGAAGGCCGGCCACGTCACCCGCGTCCCGGACCCCGACGACCGCCGCGCCCAGCGCATCGAGCTCACCGGGACCGGCCGGCAGGCCATCGCCCGGATCCGCGAGACCGGGGCCCGGGCCATGCAGGTGGCGCTGGCCGACTGGTCCCCCGAGGACCTCAGGCAGCTCGCCACCCTCTTCCACCGCATGGTCGACGACCTCCTCGCCCACTCCGCCGACGAGGAGGCGGAAACCGCCCGGACCCCCTGA
- a CDS encoding NPP1 family protein, with protein sequence MSSTAFRTHRRRWLTGLAGAAALVIAFPATAFAAPPPALPANADSLEQTFQPAYDYDTDGCYPTAAIGPDGAVNTGLHPTGALNGNCRDASDLDNTNGYARSKCNNGWCAVVYALYFEKDQALPGTSLGGHRHDWEHVVVWVQNNTAQYVSTSNHGSFSIHARSAVRFDGTHPKIVYHKDGISTHCFRLAGAGDEPPENHEGSWQYPTLVGWNGYPAGLRDRLVSYDFGSANFGLKDGSFASHLAAAKPAGIPFDPNA encoded by the coding sequence GTGTCGTCGACCGCGTTCCGCACGCACCGCAGGAGGTGGCTGACCGGCCTCGCCGGTGCGGCCGCACTGGTCATCGCCTTCCCCGCCACCGCCTTCGCCGCACCGCCGCCCGCCCTGCCGGCCAACGCCGACAGCCTGGAGCAGACGTTCCAGCCCGCCTACGACTACGACACCGACGGCTGCTACCCCACAGCGGCGATCGGCCCGGACGGCGCCGTCAACACCGGTCTCCATCCGACCGGCGCCCTCAACGGCAACTGCCGTGACGCGTCGGACCTGGACAACACCAACGGCTACGCGCGCTCCAAGTGCAACAACGGCTGGTGCGCCGTCGTCTACGCCCTGTACTTCGAGAAGGACCAGGCCCTGCCGGGCACCAGCCTCGGGGGCCACCGCCACGACTGGGAGCACGTCGTGGTGTGGGTGCAGAACAACACCGCCCAGTACGTCTCGACGTCCAACCACGGCTCGTTCTCGATCCACGCGCGCTCGGCGGTCCGTTTCGACGGGACGCACCCGAAGATCGTGTATCACAAGGACGGCATCAGCACGCACTGCTTCCGCCTCGCGGGAGCGGGCGACGAGCCGCCGGAGAACCACGAGGGCAGCTGGCAGTACCCGACGCTGGTCGGCTGGAACGGCTACCCGGCCGGACTGCGGGACAGGCTCGTCTCCTACGACTTCGGCAGCGCCAACTTCGGCCTGAAGGACGGGAGTTTCGCCTCCCACCTCGCCGCGGCCAAGCCCGCGGGCATCCCGTTCGACCCGAACGCCTGA
- the hemC gene encoding hydroxymethylbilane synthase, giving the protein MSLPELIRIVSRDSPMALAQVDRVRAELAAARPGVRTEVVPVRTTGDKWLGDLSKVEGKGAFTKEVDAALLAGEADVAVHCVKDVPADRPLPAGTVFAAFLERDDVRDALVHPDGLALDELPAGTRIGTSSVRRVAQLSATHPHLRCVPLRGNANRRLAKLSAGEVDALLLAVSGLERIGRSEVISEVLSPEVMMPPIGAGILALQCREGDTDLIDAISALGHPDTHREATAERMFLHVLQGHCNSPIAGYARVDRSGELSLRACVFTPDGKTRLNAHEWAGRLDPATLGTSVAVALLRQGAREIIDGIPH; this is encoded by the coding sequence ATGTCCTTGCCCGAACTGATCCGTATCGTCTCCCGCGACTCCCCCATGGCGCTCGCCCAGGTGGACCGGGTCCGGGCCGAGTTGGCGGCCGCCCGTCCCGGTGTGCGCACCGAGGTCGTCCCCGTGCGGACGACCGGGGACAAGTGGCTGGGCGATCTGTCGAAGGTGGAGGGCAAGGGCGCGTTCACCAAGGAGGTGGACGCCGCGCTGCTGGCCGGTGAGGCGGACGTCGCGGTGCACTGCGTCAAGGACGTGCCCGCCGACCGGCCGCTCCCGGCGGGCACGGTGTTCGCCGCGTTCCTGGAGCGGGACGACGTCCGGGACGCCCTCGTGCACCCGGACGGACTCGCCCTGGACGAGCTCCCGGCCGGCACCCGGATCGGCACCTCGTCGGTGCGCCGGGTCGCCCAACTGTCCGCCACCCACCCGCACCTGCGGTGCGTGCCGCTGCGCGGCAACGCCAACCGGCGGCTGGCGAAGCTCTCGGCCGGGGAGGTGGACGCCCTGCTGCTCGCGGTCTCCGGCCTGGAGCGCATCGGCCGGAGCGAGGTGATCAGCGAGGTCCTCTCCCCCGAGGTGATGATGCCGCCCATCGGCGCGGGCATCCTCGCGCTGCAGTGCCGCGAGGGCGACACCGACCTCATCGACGCGATCAGCGCCCTCGGCCACCCGGACACCCACCGGGAGGCCACCGCCGAGCGCATGTTCCTGCACGTGCTGCAGGGGCACTGCAACAGCCCGATCGCGGGGTACGCACGCGTGGACCGCAGCGGCGAACTGTCCCTGCGCGCCTGCGTCTTCACCCCGGACGGCAAGACCCGGCTGAACGCGCACGAGTGGGCCGGCCGCCTCGACCCGGCCACGCTCGGCACGTCGGTCGCCGTGGCCCTGCTGCGTCAGGGCGCCCGCGAGATCATCGACGGCATCCCGCACTGA
- a CDS encoding alpha-1,4-glucan--maltose-1-phosphate maltosyltransferase produces the protein MKTTRTIGRIPVRDVRPSVECGRRPAKAVVGEPFEVTATLFREGHDAVAANVVLKDPEGHPGPFTRMRELAPGTDRWGAEVAADTVGRWTYRVEAWGDPVATWRRTATIKVPAGIDAGLVLEEGADLHERAAAGVPQDDGQDVVLAAARTLRDDSLPCATRLAAALTPEVDAVLARHPLRELVTSSEPLPLLVERERALFGSWYEFFPRSEGTPEQPHGTFETAARRLPAIAAMGFDVVYLPPIHPIGTTFRKGPNNTLDAGPDDVGVPWAIGSPEGGHDAVHPRLGTLEDFAAFVRRAAGLGLEVALDFALQCSPDHPWVHKHPEWFHHRPDGSIAYAENPPKKYQDIYPIAFDADLEGLVAETCRVLRHWMGVGVRIFRVDNPHTKPVVFWERVLGEINRTDPDVIFLAEAFTRPAMMHTLAQIGFQQSYTYFTWRNSKQELTEYLTELSGEAACYMRPNLFANTPDILHAYLQHGGRPAFEVRAVLAATLSPAWGIYSGYELCENTPLREGSEEYLDSEKYQLKPRDWDAAAREGRTIAPLLTRLNTIRRAHPALHHLRNLRFHGTDNDAVIAYSKRSGDDVVLVVANLDPHHTQEATVSLDMPQLGLDWHESVPVRDELTGETHHWGRADYVRLEPGRAPAHVLHVQRPPAAQRNGGRGTP, from the coding sequence ATGAAGACGACCCGGACCATCGGCCGCATCCCGGTACGGGACGTCCGGCCGTCCGTCGAGTGCGGCCGGCGGCCGGCCAAAGCCGTCGTGGGCGAGCCGTTCGAGGTCACGGCCACTCTCTTTCGCGAGGGGCACGACGCGGTGGCCGCCAACGTCGTCCTGAAGGACCCCGAGGGGCACCCGGGGCCGTTCACCCGGATGCGGGAGCTGGCGCCCGGCACGGACCGGTGGGGCGCGGAGGTCGCGGCGGACACCGTGGGCCGGTGGACCTACCGCGTCGAGGCCTGGGGCGACCCCGTGGCGACCTGGCGCAGGACCGCCACCATCAAGGTCCCGGCGGGCATCGACGCCGGTCTGGTCCTGGAGGAGGGCGCCGATCTCCACGAACGGGCGGCCGCCGGGGTCCCGCAGGACGACGGACAGGACGTGGTCCTCGCCGCGGCACGGACCCTGCGCGACGACTCCCTGCCCTGTGCCACCCGGCTGGCGGCGGCGTTGACGCCGGAGGTGGACGCGGTGCTGGCCCGGCATCCGCTGCGGGAGCTGGTCACGAGCAGCGAGCCGCTGCCGCTGCTGGTGGAGCGGGAGCGGGCGCTGTTCGGGTCCTGGTACGAGTTCTTCCCGCGCTCCGAGGGCACCCCCGAGCAGCCGCACGGCACCTTCGAGACCGCCGCGCGGCGCCTGCCGGCGATCGCCGCGATGGGCTTCGACGTGGTCTACCTGCCGCCGATCCACCCGATCGGCACCACCTTCCGCAAGGGCCCCAACAACACCCTGGACGCCGGGCCGGACGACGTGGGCGTGCCCTGGGCGATCGGCTCGCCGGAGGGCGGGCACGACGCGGTGCACCCGCGCCTGGGCACCCTGGAGGACTTCGCCGCGTTCGTCCGGCGGGCGGCCGGGCTGGGGCTGGAGGTGGCACTGGACTTCGCGCTGCAGTGCTCGCCGGACCATCCCTGGGTGCACAAGCACCCGGAGTGGTTCCACCACCGCCCGGACGGGTCGATCGCCTACGCGGAGAACCCGCCGAAGAAGTACCAGGACATCTACCCCATCGCCTTCGACGCGGACCTGGAGGGGCTGGTCGCCGAGACCTGCCGGGTGCTGCGGCACTGGATGGGGGTGGGGGTGCGGATCTTCCGGGTGGACAACCCGCACACCAAGCCGGTGGTGTTCTGGGAGCGGGTGCTGGGCGAGATCAACCGCACCGACCCGGACGTGATCTTCCTGGCGGAGGCGTTCACCCGCCCGGCGATGATGCACACCCTGGCGCAGATCGGCTTCCAGCAGTCCTACACCTACTTCACCTGGCGCAACAGCAAGCAGGAGCTGACCGAGTACCTGACCGAGCTGTCCGGGGAGGCGGCCTGCTACATGCGGCCCAACCTCTTCGCCAACACCCCCGACATCCTGCACGCCTACCTGCAGCACGGCGGCCGGCCCGCCTTCGAGGTCCGCGCGGTGCTGGCCGCCACCCTCTCGCCGGCCTGGGGCATCTACAGCGGCTACGAGCTGTGCGAGAACACCCCGCTGCGCGAGGGCAGCGAGGAGTACCTCGACAGCGAGAAGTACCAGCTCAAGCCCCGCGACTGGGATGCGGCCGCACGCGAGGGCCGCACCATCGCCCCGCTCCTCACCCGCCTCAACACCATCCGGCGGGCACACCCCGCGCTCCATCACCTCAGGAACCTCCGCTTCCACGGAACCGACAACGACGCCGTCATCGCGTACAGCAAGCGCAGCGGTGACGACGTCGTGCTCGTGGTCGCCAACCTCGACCCCCACCACACCCAGGAGGCCACGGTCTCGTTGGACATGCCGCAACTCGGCCTGGACTGGCACGAGTCGGTGCCGGTGCGCGACGAGCTCACCGGCGAGACCCACCACTGGGGCAGGGCCGACTACGTGCGGCTGGAGCCGGGGCGGGCTCCCGCACACGTCCTGCACGTCCAGCGACCGCCCGCCGCACAGCGAAACGGAGGGCGAGGAACGCCATGA
- a CDS encoding pep a2, whose protein sequence is MKTAVPCYYHLDVEVSPEKVGQVSRILAAHLRFWDLENLMEPVCSGTEMLLRAIDEHATDKNTSIEMWWNGQHLITAVGDNDRGLRPDQELRGCLEHIAASSDGWGCCATETGGKVIWFSQRARAGERVPLVPTAPDPRESEGLDVPREVSVTQLTGRVRTTDGVLEETR, encoded by the coding sequence ATGAAGACCGCAGTGCCCTGCTACTACCACCTCGACGTGGAAGTCAGCCCGGAGAAGGTGGGACAGGTCAGCCGCATACTGGCCGCTCACCTGCGGTTCTGGGACCTCGAGAACCTGATGGAGCCCGTCTGCAGCGGCACCGAGATGCTGCTGCGGGCCATCGACGAGCACGCCACCGACAAGAACACGTCGATCGAGATGTGGTGGAACGGCCAGCACCTCATCACCGCCGTCGGTGACAACGACCGCGGCCTGCGCCCCGACCAGGAACTGCGCGGCTGCCTGGAGCACATCGCGGCGAGCAGCGACGGCTGGGGCTGCTGCGCCACCGAGACCGGCGGCAAGGTCATCTGGTTCTCGCAGCGCGCCCGCGCCGGCGAACGCGTCCCGCTGGTGCCGACCGCTCCCGACCCGCGCGAGAGCGAGGGCCTGGACGTGCCCCGCGAGGTGTCCGTCACCCAGCTGACCGGCCGGGTCCGCACGACGGACGGTGTCCTGGAGGAGACCCGGTGA